The Nitrospirota bacterium genome includes a region encoding these proteins:
- a CDS encoding type II secretion system F family protein, whose amino-acid sequence METYVWNGRTRDGQRQKGELAAKSKEEVISIMRKQNIMVTSVAARAKKLTINLPFGSKASDKDIAIFTRQFATMIDAGLPLVQCLDILSKQADKKTFAAVINEIRQDVEAGSTYADSLKKHPAVFGDLYANMVAAGELGGILDTILNRLSKYIEKNIKLKRQVKAALFYPATIVAVAFIVIIVLLVYVIPIFAKMFTDFGGTLPAPTRLVIGASNFMRANILIIMGIIAAAIIGARKYYKTQNGRLVIDSTVLKMPVFGMLARKISVAKFTRTLGTLLSSGVPILDGLDIVAKTSGNKVVEKAIYATRQSISEGKTLSEPLEQSKVFPPMVVQMIAVGETTGALDAMLSKIADFYDEEVDSTVGILTSLLEPILMIFLGVVIGFIVVAMYLPIFKLAGTIG is encoded by the coding sequence ATGGAAACTTATGTATGGAATGGAAGGACAAGAGACGGACAGAGGCAAAAAGGGGAGCTGGCAGCCAAAAGTAAAGAGGAAGTAATATCCATAATGCGCAAGCAGAATATTATGGTTACTTCCGTGGCAGCCCGCGCAAAGAAACTCACCATTAACCTGCCGTTTGGTTCAAAGGCATCTGATAAGGATATCGCCATATTCACGCGTCAGTTTGCTACAATGATTGATGCAGGCCTGCCTCTCGTGCAGTGTCTGGATATATTATCCAAACAGGCCGACAAAAAGACCTTTGCCGCAGTTATTAATGAGATACGGCAGGATGTTGAGGCAGGTTCCACCTATGCGGACTCACTGAAAAAACATCCGGCTGTTTTTGGCGACCTGTATGCAAACATGGTTGCAGCAGGCGAGCTTGGTGGCATACTTGATACGATATTAAACAGGCTTTCCAAATATATTGAGAAGAATATAAAGTTGAAGCGCCAGGTAAAGGCAGCCCTTTTTTATCCTGCAACAATCGTGGCAGTGGCATTTATCGTAATTATAGTATTGCTCGTATATGTCATCCCGATATTTGCAAAGATGTTTACAGATTTTGGAGGTACCCTCCCGGCGCCTACGCGTCTTGTGATAGGGGCAAGTAATTTCATGCGTGCGAATATACTCATTATAATGGGTATAATTGCTGCAGCAATAATTGGGGCTCGAAAGTATTATAAGACGCAGAACGGCAGGCTGGTTATAGACTCCACGGTACTGAAGATGCCTGTATTCGGTATGCTTGCAAGGAAGATTTCGGTTGCAAAATTCACCCGTACCCTTGGCACACTGCTAAGCAGTGGTGTGCCGATACTTGACGGCCTTGACATAGTTGCCAAAACGTCAGGAAACAAGGTGGTTGAAAAGGCCATATATGCTACAAGGCAGAGTATAAGCGAGGGAAAAACCCTCTCTGAGCCGCTTGAACAAAGTAAGGTTTTTCCACCCATGGTAGTGCAGATGATTGCAGTTGGAGAGACGACCGGAGCGCTGGATGCCATGTTGTCCAAGATAGCTGATTTCTATGATGAAGAAGTTGATTCGACAGTGGGCATTCTGACATCTCTTCTTGAACCTATACTTATGATCTTCCTTGGAGTTGTCATTGGATTCATCGTTGTTGCAATGTATCTGCCTATCTTTAAGCTGGCAGGGACAATAGGATAA
- a CDS encoding CDP-alcohol phosphatidyltransferase family protein, with protein MKHLPNLITILRILLIPVFVSLLIRGNHIYAFGVLVAAGVSDALDGFIARTWGFKTKTGAYLDPIADKLLFVSSFATLATLEMIPLWVAIVVIGRDVVIGVIALVLIGHIDIHSYHVRPSIPGKAATVLQVLTILAVLAGLRQEVLYAFFTVTVVVTAVSGLHYIYREIRGVYR; from the coding sequence TTGAAGCATTTACCTAATCTTATTACCATCTTAAGGATACTGTTAATCCCTGTATTTGTTTCATTACTGATACGCGGCAATCACATATATGCCTTTGGCGTCCTTGTGGCAGCAGGCGTATCAGATGCACTTGATGGATTCATTGCGCGTACATGGGGTTTTAAAACCAAAACCGGGGCTTATCTTGATCCAATTGCGGATAAGCTCCTCTTCGTCTCATCATTTGCCACACTTGCAACCTTAGAAATGATACCCCTGTGGGTTGCAATTGTTGTTATTGGAAGGGATGTCGTGATTGGTGTTATTGCCCTGGTCCTGATTGGTCACATAGATATACATAGTTATCATGTAAGACCCTCAATTCCGGGAAAGGCGGCAACGGTACTGCAGGTATTGACAATCCTGGCAGTCCTGGCAGGACTCAGGCAAGAGGTACTGTATGCCTTTTTTACGGTAACGGTTGTGGTGACCGCTGTATCCGGGTTACATTATATATACAGGGAGATAAGGGGCGTTTATCGTTAG
- a CDS encoding PAS domain S-box protein, giving the protein MSAGIDLEELGKKLIRYMVIRVAGVTLFLGSFLFLGIRFKEGPFLVPAFYALIAATYFATLVYAILYRLVSHRVSAYIQISCDLILVTALVSATDGVESPFVFLYLLSIIPASTMLYRRGALAAAAASSILYGLVVDVQYYNLLPFISATTLPVKTLFYVLFLHIAAFFAVAYLGSSAVETLRRMKEELRAKDSNIEELQAFNANVAQCMSTGLLTTDEAGRITAFNRAAEDITGFRWDDVRGKRFLDILPVKEIEEILNSAKQILPIYRFESGVCKRDESRIILGLNVSHLLDENGKSHGLIVIFQDLTKVKEMEREVKKREKMSMIGEIAAGMAHEIRNPLASLSGSMQILKEELSLQGENAYLMDIALREMDRLNTTITEFLTYAKPNPPQKKIMDVNDLLLDTINLLQNSDVYRKSGIHTQHEFKEGNLMLSVDPHQISQVFWNLSMNALQAMPDGGVLTISTRMSGVKGADLMLKERKWAEIIFRDTGQGIQDGILEKIFVPFFTTKENGSGLGLSIVHRIIEEHEGRIYVRSRPGRGTQFTIYLPVE; this is encoded by the coding sequence TTGTCAGCCGGAATAGATTTGGAAGAACTTGGGAAAAAGCTCATAAGGTATATGGTTATCAGGGTGGCTGGTGTCACCCTTTTCCTGGGCTCTTTCCTGTTCCTTGGCATCAGATTCAAGGAGGGCCCTTTCTTAGTTCCTGCTTTTTACGCCCTCATCGCAGCAACATATTTTGCTACACTTGTTTATGCAATCCTTTATAGATTAGTAAGTCACAGGGTATCTGCTTATATACAGATATCCTGTGACCTAATCCTTGTTACCGCCCTTGTTTCAGCCACAGACGGGGTTGAAAGTCCTTTTGTATTTTTGTATCTCTTATCAATAATACCTGCCTCAACAATGCTTTATCGCAGAGGCGCACTGGCGGCTGCTGCGGCCTCAAGCATATTATACGGCTTGGTGGTGGATGTTCAGTACTATAACCTGCTTCCATTTATTTCAGCCACCACACTTCCTGTAAAGACTTTATTTTATGTGCTGTTTCTGCATATTGCGGCCTTTTTCGCCGTAGCGTATCTCGGGAGCAGCGCAGTAGAGACACTGAGGAGGATGAAGGAAGAGCTGAGGGCTAAAGACAGCAACATTGAGGAGCTGCAGGCATTTAATGCAAATGTTGCCCAATGCATGAGTACAGGCCTGCTTACGACAGATGAAGCAGGAAGGATTACGGCATTTAACAGGGCTGCTGAAGATATAACAGGCTTTAGGTGGGATGATGTGCGCGGCAAAAGATTCCTCGACATCCTTCCGGTAAAGGAAATAGAAGAAATTCTGAATAGTGCGAAACAGATACTGCCAATATACCGATTTGAGAGTGGTGTCTGTAAGAGGGATGAATCACGGATCATACTTGGATTGAACGTATCTCACCTTTTGGATGAAAATGGAAAGAGTCACGGTCTTATCGTTATCTTTCAGGACCTGACCAAGGTCAAAGAGATGGAAAGGGAGGTCAAGAAGAGGGAGAAGATGTCAATGATAGGAGAGATTGCCGCCGGAATGGCACATGAGATAAGAAATCCTCTTGCATCCCTCAGCGGTTCCATGCAGATACTGAAAGAGGAGTTGTCCCTGCAGGGGGAAAATGCCTACCTGATGGATATTGCCCTCAGGGAAATGGACAGGCTTAATACGACTATTACTGAGTTCCTGACATATGCAAAGCCTAATCCGCCGCAGAAAAAGATAATGGATGTAAACGACCTGTTGCTCGATACGATTAATTTATTACAGAACAGTGACGTTTACAGGAAATCAGGTATCCATACACAGCATGAGTTTAAAGAAGGGAATCTGATGCTTTCTGTTGATCCGCATCAGATTTCGCAGGTATTCTGGAATCTATCCATGAATGCGCTCCAGGCGATGCCTGACGGCGGGGTTTTGACTATCAGCACAAGAATGAGCGGTGTTAAGGGGGCTGATCTGATGTTGAAAGAAAGAAAATGGGCAGAGATAATCTTCAGGGACACAGGTCAGGGTATTCAGGATGGTATTCTGGAAAAGATTTTCGTCCCATTTTTTACAACAAAGGAAAATGGTTCAGGTCTCGGTTTATCCATAGTCCACCGGATAATAGAGGAGCATGAAGGCAGGATTTATGTCAGGAGCAGGCCAGGCAGGGGGACACAGTTTACAATATACCTGCCTGTAGAGTAG
- a CDS encoding type IV pilus twitching motility protein PilT, whose product MSTNLYELLQLSIQRGASDLHITTGSPPQMRINGKLSPVGSNELSASDTKQMCYSILTETQKHRFEEENELDLSFGIKGLSRFRANIFVQRGAVSAAIRSIPFQIRSFDELGLPQVVKELVKKPRGLILVTGPTGSGKSTTLATMIDMINSEREEHIVTIEDPIEFIHTNKKCVVNQREVHADTKSFKNALKYILRQDPDVVLIGEMRDLETIEAALTISETGHLTFATLHTNSCAQTMNRIVDVFPPHQQTQIRAQLSFVLEGVISQQLLPKKGGAGRALCLEVMVPNPAIRNLIREDKVHQIYSIMQTGQNKFGMQTMNQSLYDLFIRGIITKDDAIGRSNLPDELLSMINRGGIGAGGVK is encoded by the coding sequence ATGAGTACTAATTTGTATGAGCTTCTTCAGCTTTCCATTCAGCGTGGGGCTTCCGACCTGCATATTACAACAGGGTCACCGCCGCAGATGAGGATTAATGGAAAACTGTCCCCTGTAGGCAGCAATGAGCTTTCAGCGTCTGATACCAAGCAGATGTGCTATAGCATACTTACCGAAACCCAGAAACACCGTTTTGAGGAAGAAAACGAACTTGACCTGTCTTTTGGCATTAAAGGATTAAGCAGGTTTAGGGCAAACATCTTTGTTCAGAGGGGTGCAGTGAGTGCAGCCATACGTTCGATTCCGTTTCAGATAAGATCATTTGATGAACTTGGTCTCCCACAGGTTGTTAAAGAGCTTGTAAAAAAACCGCGCGGCCTGATACTCGTTACCGGTCCTACGGGTAGTGGAAAGTCAACCACGCTGGCCACTATGATTGATATGATTAACTCCGAAAGAGAGGAGCATATAGTAACCATAGAAGATCCGATTGAATTTATCCATACTAACAAGAAATGTGTGGTAAATCAGAGAGAGGTTCATGCCGATACTAAATCATTTAAGAATGCACTGAAGTATATATTAAGACAGGACCCTGACGTAGTCCTTATAGGTGAAATGAGGGACCTCGAGACTATCGAGGCGGCGCTGACAATATCAGAGACGGGACATCTGACATTTGCTACTCTTCACACCAACTCCTGCGCCCAGACCATGAACCGTATTGTTGATGTATTCCCCCCTCATCAGCAGACACAGATCAGGGCGCAACTGTCATTTGTTCTTGAGGGTGTCATTTCTCAGCAGTTATTGCCGAAAAAGGGTGGTGCAGGCAGAGCTCTTTGTCTGGAGGTTATGGTGCCTAATCCGGCTATCAGAAATCTTATAAGAGAAGACAAGGTTCATCAGATTTATTCAATAATGCAGACTGGTCAGAACAAATTTGGAATGCAAACAATGAACCAATCCCTGTATGACCTCTTTATACGCGGGATTATCACTAAAGATGACGCTATTGGACGCTCAAATCTGCCGGACGAGTTATTGTCTATGATTAACAGGGGAGGAATTGGTGCAGGAGGTGTAAAATAA
- a CDS encoding sigma-54-dependent Fis family transcriptional regulator — protein MGKILVVDDERGMREFLTIMLQKEGHDVTSASNGREAVDYLGHKTFDIVISDLRMPQIDGIDVLKTVKDSAPETVVIMITAYASAETAVEAMKQGAYDYVTKPFKIEEIKLIVRNALEKRMLREENLILRKKIQEWTTSGVIGGIVGKSPSIVNLIQLIIKVADSPSNVLITGESGTGKELVARAIHNYGNRKDRPFVAINCSAIPEGLFESEIFGHIKGSFTGAIANKEGIFETANGGTVFLDEIGDIPPNFQVKLLRVLEDKSVKRLGGTQETKLDVRIVAATNKDLKKAVAEGCFREDLFYRLDVIPVETPPLRERKDDIPMLTGHFLSKYGRLIGREVNGLSPEAMEKMINFPWKGNVRELENVIERAVTLGIGSIIDEQTIDECLQRGIPFKVPISTDIPAGGVDMEGLLMDIEKNFLIKALNMSKGVKKDAAELLHLDLRSFRYRLAKYNLSGDDE, from the coding sequence TTGGGTAAGATTCTTGTAGTTGATGATGAACGGGGTATGAGAGAGTTTCTCACGATCATGCTGCAGAAAGAGGGCCATGATGTTACATCTGCCTCGAATGGCAGGGAGGCTGTTGATTATCTTGGACACAAAACCTTTGACATTGTCATCTCTGACCTCAGGATGCCGCAGATTGATGGCATTGATGTATTGAAAACCGTTAAAGACAGCGCCCCTGAGACAGTTGTAATTATGATCACTGCCTACGCCTCGGCAGAAACTGCTGTTGAGGCAATGAAGCAGGGGGCATATGATTATGTAACGAAACCTTTCAAGATCGAAGAGATCAAGCTGATTGTAAGAAACGCCCTCGAGAAGAGGATGCTGAGGGAGGAAAACCTTATCCTCAGGAAGAAGATTCAGGAATGGACTACCTCTGGTGTTATAGGCGGTATAGTTGGCAAAAGCCCCTCTATCGTCAACCTGATTCAATTGATTATCAAGGTTGCTGATAGTCCAAGCAATGTCCTGATTACAGGTGAATCAGGGACAGGCAAGGAATTGGTCGCAAGGGCGATTCATAACTACGGTAACAGAAAGGACCGTCCTTTTGTCGCGATCAACTGCAGTGCAATCCCGGAGGGCCTCTTTGAGAGTGAGATATTTGGTCATATAAAGGGTTCATTTACAGGGGCGATTGCAAACAAGGAGGGTATTTTTGAAACAGCCAATGGTGGCACCGTCTTCCTTGATGAGATAGGAGATATACCCCCTAATTTTCAGGTAAAGCTGCTTCGGGTCCTTGAGGACAAGTCTGTTAAACGGCTTGGCGGGACACAGGAAACAAAACTTGATGTAAGGATTGTTGCGGCGACCAACAAAGATCTTAAGAAGGCTGTTGCAGAGGGATGCTTCAGGGAAGATCTCTTCTACAGGCTTGATGTAATACCGGTTGAGACGCCTCCTTTGAGAGAGAGGAAGGATGACATCCCCATGCTGACCGGGCATTTTCTTTCAAAATATGGCCGTCTGATTGGACGGGAAGTCAATGGCTTATCGCCTGAAGCAATGGAGAAAATGATAAACTTTCCCTGGAAGGGAAACGTCCGTGAGCTTGAAAATGTAATTGAGCGTGCAGTGACGCTCGGTATAGGTTCGATAATTGATGAACAAACAATTGATGAGTGCCTGCAGAGAGGAATACCATTCAAAGTTCCCATATCAACAGATATACCTGCAGGTGGTGTTGACATGGAAGGATTACTCATGGATATTGAAAAGAATTTCCTTATAAAGGCGCTCAATATGTCAAAGGGTGTAAAAAAGGACGCCGCTGAACTACTGCATCTTGATCTGAGGTCCTTCCGCTACCGTCTTGCAAAGTATAACTTATCCGGGGACGACGAGTGA
- the pilB gene encoding type IV-A pilus assembly ATPase PilB: MIISKIGRMLVAASLITEEQLEKALAYQQKEGGRLGSILVKLGYIQEQTLLQFLSKQYGVQSVDLSKIEIDPSVTKLIPTDVVQKYNVVPVRRVGAVLTIAMVDPSNVFAIDDIKFMTGYDIEVVVSSESAIMAAMSKSYDTSSMNLQQVLKSMDGGEESLDVLESDDEEQVDLRELKEAIDDAPVVKLVNLILTDAIKKGASDIHIEAYEKKFRVRYRIDGVLYEVMNPPMKLRAALTSRLKIMAELDIAERRLPQDGRIKLKMKDKEIDLRVSTLPCLFGEKVVMRILDKGALSLDLKKMGWEQKALDDLMKAIHSPFGMVLVTGPTGSGKSTTLYAALQQINEIGINIMTAEDPVEYNLFGVNQVQMKDEIGLNFAAALRSFLRQDPDVVLVGEIRDYETAEIGVKAALTGHLVLSTLHTNDAPSTVTRLINMGIEPFLVASSVILIIAQRLVRRICKDCKEEEKIAPAILLDMGISPQEVESVVTYKGKGCVNCSDTGYKGRVALYEVMTVDDELKELILAGASGAEIKKKAVASGMKTLRMSGITKLKEGMTTVEEILRTTFG; encoded by the coding sequence GTGATAATCAGCAAAATTGGAAGAATGCTTGTAGCCGCAAGCCTCATTACTGAGGAACAACTGGAAAAGGCACTCGCTTATCAGCAGAAAGAAGGCGGGCGTCTTGGCAGTATATTAGTAAAGCTCGGCTACATCCAGGAGCAGACTCTGCTGCAGTTTTTAAGCAAGCAATATGGTGTTCAGTCGGTTGACCTGTCAAAGATTGAGATAGATCCTTCAGTAACCAAGCTGATACCCACAGATGTTGTTCAGAAGTACAATGTTGTTCCTGTTCGCCGTGTAGGGGCGGTCCTTACGATTGCTATGGTGGACCCATCCAATGTATTTGCCATTGATGACATCAAGTTCATGACCGGTTACGACATTGAGGTCGTTGTATCCTCTGAAAGCGCCATAATGGCCGCAATGTCCAAATCATATGATACGAGCTCTATGAACCTTCAGCAGGTATTGAAGAGCATGGATGGAGGTGAAGAGAGCCTGGATGTGCTGGAGTCTGATGATGAGGAACAGGTTGACTTAAGGGAGCTGAAAGAGGCAATTGATGATGCCCCTGTTGTAAAGCTGGTCAATCTGATTCTGACAGACGCAATCAAAAAAGGCGCAAGCGACATTCATATAGAGGCTTATGAAAAGAAATTCCGGGTGCGCTACCGTATTGACGGCGTTCTTTATGAGGTGATGAATCCTCCCATGAAGCTCAGGGCTGCCCTTACATCGAGATTGAAGATAATGGCAGAACTTGACATAGCAGAAAGAAGACTGCCGCAGGACGGCAGGATAAAATTAAAGATGAAAGACAAGGAGATAGACCTTCGTGTAAGCACACTACCATGCCTGTTTGGAGAGAAGGTAGTTATGAGGATACTGGACAAGGGGGCACTCAGCCTTGATCTGAAGAAAATGGGCTGGGAGCAGAAGGCCCTTGACGACCTGATGAAGGCGATCCATTCTCCTTTCGGTATGGTGCTTGTTACAGGCCCAACCGGAAGCGGAAAGAGTACGACACTTTATGCAGCACTCCAGCAGATAAATGAAATCGGAATCAACATTATGACTGCAGAAGATCCGGTAGAATACAATCTGTTTGGAGTTAATCAGGTTCAGATGAAGGATGAAATAGGGCTTAATTTTGCAGCAGCCCTGAGATCATTCTTAAGACAGGATCCTGATGTTGTGCTTGTAGGAGAAATCAGGGATTACGAGACTGCAGAAATTGGTGTTAAGGCAGCCCTTACAGGACATCTTGTCCTTAGCACTCTTCATACAAACGATGCCCCGAGTACGGTTACAAGACTTATAAATATGGGCATCGAACCTTTTCTTGTAGCCTCATCAGTAATATTGATTATAGCACAGAGGCTTGTGCGTCGAATATGTAAAGATTGTAAAGAAGAAGAAAAGATAGCTCCCGCCATCCTTCTTGATATGGGAATCAGCCCGCAGGAGGTTGAATCTGTTGTGACTTACAAGGGGAAGGGTTGCGTCAATTGCAGTGATACAGGTTACAAAGGGCGTGTAGCGTTATATGAGGTTATGACAGTTGATGATGAGCTCAAGGAGTTGATCCTGGCAGGCGCATCAGGAGCAGAGATAAAGAAAAAGGCCGTGGCATCCGGCATGAAGACGCTAAGAATGAGCGGGATAACGAAGCTTAAAGAAGGCATGACTACTGTTGAAGAGATCTTAAGGACGACGTTCGGGTAG
- the spoVG gene encoding septation regulator SpoVG — MEVTEVKIFPVNEERLKAYVTVTFDDAFIVRDVKVINGNSGLFVAMPSRKRKDGTFRDIAHPLNNEAREKIEGVILKEYERELCKKVIQ; from the coding sequence ATGGAAGTTACAGAGGTTAAAATTTTCCCGGTTAATGAAGAAAGATTAAAGGCTTATGTAACCGTTACATTTGATGATGCATTTATTGTAAGGGACGTGAAGGTTATCAATGGGAATAGCGGGTTATTCGTAGCTATGCCAAGCCGCAAACGGAAAGATGGCACTTTCCGGGATATCGCCCATCCTCTGAATAATGAAGCAAGAGAAAAGATTGAAGGGGTAATTTTAAAGGAGTATGAAAGAGAGTTGTGCAAGAAGGTAATACAGTAA
- a CDS encoding HD domain-containing protein yields MKTRFVSEIINLKDGDMIEDIFLVKTKQRLMRKDGKPYLMLRFCDRTGVIDGKVWDSVDEISGRIAGDDFVKIKGVLNSYQGTKEVNVKAIEKIADDMVDLKDFVAVSEYGFDVLEKRLHTVIANIKNPYLKKLLTLFIEDKEFMELFRAAPAAKDIHHAFLGGLLEHSLEIVDLCNDIKNHYREIDLELLITGAILHDVGKVRELKYRRSLDYTDEGRLIGHIMLGVEMVDEKIRLIADFPGRLAMLIRHLIVSHQGTYEWGSPKMPQTLEALVLHNLDDLSAKVNVFRKAVQTDSGEGDFTSFNKPLGRYLYKNRQTE; encoded by the coding sequence ATGAAAACAAGATTTGTCAGTGAAATTATAAATCTAAAAGATGGCGACATGATTGAAGACATCTTTCTTGTGAAAACTAAACAACGACTTATGAGGAAAGACGGGAAGCCATACCTGATGCTCAGGTTTTGCGACAGGACAGGCGTTATTGACGGAAAGGTCTGGGACAGTGTGGATGAGATCTCGGGCAGGATTGCAGGAGATGATTTTGTAAAGATAAAAGGTGTTCTGAACAGCTATCAGGGAACGAAGGAGGTCAACGTAAAGGCAATAGAGAAGATTGCAGATGACATGGTTGATCTGAAGGATTTCGTTGCCGTTTCAGAATATGGATTTGATGTACTTGAGAAAAGGCTTCATACTGTAATAGCAAACATCAAAAATCCTTACTTAAAGAAATTATTGACACTCTTCATTGAAGATAAGGAATTTATGGAGTTGTTCAGGGCAGCGCCTGCTGCCAAGGACATCCATCATGCCTTCCTTGGTGGATTGCTGGAACACTCGCTTGAAATAGTTGATCTTTGTAATGATATAAAGAATCATTACAGGGAGATTGACCTGGAACTGCTCATAACAGGAGCGATCCTGCATGACGTTGGCAAAGTGCGTGAGTTAAAATACAGGAGAAGTCTTGATTATACTGATGAAGGCAGGCTTATCGGCCATATAATGTTAGGTGTAGAAATGGTGGATGAAAAGATAAGACTTATAGCTGATTTTCCCGGCAGGCTTGCTATGCTCATAAGACATCTCATAGTAAGCCATCAGGGAACCTATGAATGGGGATCGCCCAAGATGCCGCAGACCTTAGAGGCACTGGTACTCCATAATCTGGATGATCTCAGCGCCAAGGTTAATGTATTCCGAAAGGCTGTACAGACGGATTCGGGTGAGGGTGACTTTACAAGTTTTAATAAACCTCTTGGAAGATATCTTTATAAAAACAGACAGACAGAGTAA
- the ispE gene encoding 4-(cytidine 5'-diphospho)-2-C-methyl-D-erythritol kinase, with translation MTPPPEFISIKTPAKINLLLHVKGKRADGYHDIVTVMQAIDLFDELLLEKGDKITFISDSPDVPSDENNLVYKAAVKLREFSRIKEGAKITLKKNIPVAAGLGGGSSDAAAVLSGLNYLWKLGLPFETLCGLGRDIGSDVPFFIGGPTAAGFGRGDELIQLSNETDYWYLLVNPGILISTAWVYGQIDISANDENNPPIPPLEKGGKGGFERISPGEKWIGPLVRPNLELTKADDHIKIFLPDGLRPEGNKIWLFPYNDLEGVVIRRYPVIKKIKDEMVASGAISALMSGSGSSVFGIFRDRDSVERAGRNLQHKEWRTWIVKALHSSPYQFVS, from the coding sequence GTGACCCCGCCTCCCGAATTTATCAGTATAAAAACCCCTGCAAAGATAAATCTACTGCTTCATGTAAAAGGAAAAAGGGCGGACGGCTATCATGACATTGTCACAGTGATGCAGGCTATAGACTTATTTGACGAGCTATTGCTTGAAAAGGGAGACAAGATTACATTCATATCCGATTCACCTGATGTCCCTTCAGATGAAAATAATCTTGTGTATAAAGCGGCCGTAAAACTCCGGGAATTTTCACGGATAAAAGAGGGGGCGAAGATAACTCTTAAAAAAAATATCCCTGTTGCTGCAGGGCTTGGGGGCGGCAGCAGCGATGCCGCCGCAGTATTATCGGGTTTGAATTATCTGTGGAAACTCGGGTTGCCATTCGAAACGCTCTGCGGGCTTGGGAGAGATATAGGAAGCGATGTCCCCTTTTTCATCGGCGGTCCCACTGCAGCCGGATTTGGAAGGGGTGATGAGCTCATTCAGCTGTCCAACGAGACGGATTACTGGTACCTGCTTGTCAACCCTGGCATATTGATTTCCACTGCATGGGTGTACGGCCAGATTGATATTTCTGCCAATGATGAAAATAATCCCCCCATCCCCCCTTTAGAAAAGGGGGGCAAGGGGGGATTTGAAAGGATATCTCCAGGTGAAAAATGGATAGGCCCCCTGGTCAGGCCAAATTTAGAGTTGACAAAAGCGGATGACCATATTAAAATTTTTCTGCCTGACGGCTTAAGGCCTGAAGGTAATAAAATCTGGTTGTTTCCTTATAACGACCTTGAGGGGGTGGTGATACGCAGGTATCCTGTTATTAAGAAAATAAAAGACGAGATGGTTGCCAGTGGGGCAATCAGTGCATTGATGTCAGGGAGTGGATCGTCAGTTTTCGGGATATTCAGGGATAGAGACAGCGTAGAGAGGGCCGGACGTAATCTGCAGCATAAGGAATGGAGAACATGGATTGTTAAAGCCCTCCACAGTTCCCCGTATCAGTTTGTTTCATAA
- the aroE gene encoding shikimate dehydrogenase — protein MKITGKSKVFGIIGWPLSHSLSPVFQNAAFEHLGFDCCYVPFPVDPGQLDAAIRAIPALNIAGLNVTVPHKESVIHCLSSLSDEAMMIGAVNTITVSANGLVGHNTDGQGFVAALNEAGEPVKGRSILVIGAGGAARAVVVSLAMEGASAIFIANRTVSKAESLKEVLNRHFSKVKAEAIGIEPVDLKRVFKNIDIIINTTSIGLKKGDPSPVKKEFLHKDLFVCDLIYNPPDTELIRCAKELCRGHMNGSGMLIHQGAASFKLWIGIEPPVHIMKQALQDALQNLSTSGRQ, from the coding sequence ATGAAAATTACGGGAAAATCAAAGGTCTTTGGAATTATCGGCTGGCCATTAAGCCATAGCCTTTCACCTGTTTTTCAGAATGCTGCATTTGAGCATCTTGGATTTGACTGCTGTTATGTCCCTTTCCCAGTTGATCCTGGACAACTCGATGCTGCCATACGTGCCATTCCGGCCCTCAACATAGCAGGACTTAATGTAACGGTGCCACATAAGGAAAGTGTAATACATTGTCTGTCATCATTGTCGGATGAGGCGATGATGATAGGGGCTGTTAACACAATTACAGTGTCAGCAAATGGCCTCGTTGGTCATAATACTGATGGTCAGGGATTTGTTGCCGCCCTCAATGAGGCAGGAGAACCAGTCAAAGGACGTTCCATACTGGTTATCGGTGCAGGCGGGGCGGCAAGGGCAGTCGTTGTTTCTCTTGCAATGGAAGGGGCCAGTGCCATTTTTATTGCAAACAGGACGGTCAGCAAGGCTGAATCCCTGAAAGAAGTGCTGAACAGACACTTTTCTAAAGTAAAAGCAGAGGCAATAGGGATAGAACCTGTTGATTTAAAAAGAGTATTTAAAAATATTGATATAATAATAAATACAACCTCCATAGGTCTGAAGAAGGGAGATCCCTCTCCTGTCAAAAAAGAATTTCTTCATAAAGACCTTTTTGTCTGTGACCTAATTTATAACCCTCCTGATACCGAACTAATAAGATGTGCAAAGGAGTTGTGCAGGGGGCATATGAACGGTTCGGGTATGTTGATCCATCAGGGAGCCGCATCGTTTAAGTTATGGATAGGTATTGAACCTCCAGTCCATATCATGAAACAGGCGCTGCAAGACGCACTTCAGAACTTGTCAACTTCAGGCAGACAGTAA